One Vibrio taketomensis DNA window includes the following coding sequences:
- the oxyR gene encoding DNA-binding transcriptional regulator OxyR, with protein sequence MNIRDFEYLVALAEHNHFRKAAEACFVSQPTLSGQIRKLEDELGTALLERSSRRVLFTDAGLQLVEQARKILSEVKLFRDMASDQSGAMTGPMHIGFIPTVGPYILPRIVPKLKEQFPELELYLHEAQTQQLVHQLEDGKLDCLVLASVAETAQFKEIEVFKEPLSVAVPCDHEWASLEEVDMLELNGRTVLALGDGHCLRDQALGFCFAAGAKDDERFKATSLETLRNMVAAGAGITLLPKLATPKEKTKDGVCYVRAVNPEPTRSIVVAYRAGSPFRSRFEQLATTIQQQLEV encoded by the coding sequence ATGAATATTCGTGATTTCGAATACTTAGTCGCCTTGGCTGAGCACAATCATTTTCGTAAAGCAGCAGAAGCCTGCTTTGTTAGTCAGCCAACATTGAGCGGTCAGATTCGTAAGCTTGAAGATGAGTTAGGTACCGCGCTATTAGAGCGCAGTAGTCGCCGCGTGTTGTTTACCGATGCAGGTCTACAGCTCGTCGAGCAGGCAAGAAAAATATTAAGCGAAGTAAAACTATTTCGAGATATGGCGAGTGATCAAAGCGGTGCTATGACCGGTCCTATGCACATTGGTTTTATTCCAACGGTCGGGCCATACATTCTGCCACGTATCGTACCAAAGCTAAAAGAGCAGTTCCCAGAATTAGAACTCTATCTGCATGAGGCTCAAACTCAGCAACTCGTTCATCAGTTGGAAGATGGCAAGCTAGACTGTTTGGTTCTCGCTTCCGTTGCTGAAACCGCCCAATTTAAAGAAATTGAAGTATTCAAAGAGCCATTGAGCGTTGCAGTTCCATGCGATCACGAGTGGGCTTCACTTGAAGAAGTTGACATGCTTGAGCTTAATGGGCGCACAGTGTTGGCGCTGGGTGATGGTCATTGCTTACGTGATCAGGCATTAGGTTTTTGTTTTGCTGCTGGAGCGAAGGATGATGAGCGCTTTAAAGCAACCAGTTTAGAGACGCTACGCAATATGGTGGCGGCAGGTGCGGGGATTACCTTACTGCCGAAATTGGCAACGCCAAAAGAAAAAACCAAAGATGGCGTTTGCTATGTGCGAGCAGTGAACCCAGAACCTACGCGCAGTATCGTTGTTGCTTACCGTGCTGGCTCACCGTTTAGATCGCGCTTTGAGCAACTTGCCACAACGATTCAGCAGCAGCTAGAAGTTTAA
- a CDS encoding type 4a pilus biogenesis protein PilO: MAKYTELDVEDIVHWPVLAQVAVLAVLVAVLQAVGFWWYLDHKIEDLDQLKQQEIQLKQTVQIKANKVAALPQLQAQLDELSQRYDYLSRQLPVQKELATMLASVNEQGLKNSLTFTRIDWGEKQNQQFLYRLPLNIELTGDYNDIGEFSQAIAGLPRIINFLDVEWHRVSLESSTLHFRVRAYTYQFKPEVKDEG, translated from the coding sequence GTGGCTAAGTATACTGAGCTCGATGTCGAAGACATTGTTCATTGGCCCGTCTTGGCTCAAGTTGCGGTACTTGCAGTATTAGTTGCAGTGCTGCAAGCGGTGGGTTTTTGGTGGTATCTCGATCATAAAATTGAAGATCTCGATCAGCTTAAGCAACAAGAAATTCAGCTTAAGCAGACGGTACAAATCAAAGCCAACAAAGTTGCCGCATTACCTCAACTGCAAGCTCAACTTGATGAGTTATCGCAACGCTACGATTACTTATCTCGCCAGCTTCCTGTGCAAAAAGAGTTAGCGACGATGTTGGCATCTGTAAACGAACAAGGTTTGAAAAATAGCCTGACTTTCACTCGTATCGACTGGGGTGAAAAGCAAAATCAGCAGTTCCTATATCGTTTACCGCTAAATATCGAATTGACTGGTGATTACAATGATATTGGTGAGTTCTCACAAGCTATCGCAGGGCTACCAAGGATCATCAACTTTTTAGACGTGGAATGGCATCGCGTTAGTTTAGAGAGTAGCACGCTGCACTTTAGGGTTCGCGCTTATACCTACCAGTTTAAACCGGAGGTGAAAGATGAAGGCTAA
- the pilM gene encoding type IV pilus assembly protein PilM codes for MSNSFITGVDIGHHSLKAVVLKPVKGTLKLSEFRELVIEDNIFTDNHLLNYQKIVNKLKELRKALPLFSRKVALSVPDNSVISKVLQIEKDLSALEQEYAIFEAFSHHSPFDIEELYLDYCSLPLANVAAATQPVQVYATKREVVDNRVDVCRKAGLKPMLFDVHAHALVRLWQEVAREQERTHWLLLEVGQTRSSLVMDIEDKSPWCKELPVGTDMMQAADTPDSPMHHDATMQFTSTLVERVQRQLQLLGADEKQQLQGIWLTGGGAHTPMLAEELARKLNLECELFDPLTLFTGRKATKLANGGYSYATAAGLALQGIDWMELGHAS; via the coding sequence ATGAGCAATTCATTTATCACTGGCGTTGATATTGGCCACCACAGTTTAAAGGCTGTGGTGCTAAAGCCAGTGAAAGGTACTCTTAAGCTCTCTGAATTTCGAGAGCTGGTTATCGAGGATAATATTTTCACCGATAACCACCTGCTAAATTATCAGAAAATTGTAAATAAACTAAAAGAACTAAGAAAGGCTTTGCCTTTATTTAGTCGAAAAGTTGCTTTATCGGTTCCTGATAATTCCGTTATTTCAAAAGTGTTGCAGATTGAGAAAGATCTGTCTGCATTGGAGCAAGAGTATGCCATTTTTGAGGCATTTTCTCACCACTCCCCATTTGATATTGAAGAGCTTTACCTAGATTACTGCTCTTTACCTTTGGCCAATGTCGCTGCTGCGACTCAGCCGGTACAAGTGTATGCGACAAAAAGAGAAGTGGTAGACAATCGAGTAGATGTTTGTCGCAAAGCTGGTTTAAAACCAATGTTGTTTGATGTACACGCTCATGCATTGGTGCGTCTGTGGCAAGAAGTAGCAAGAGAGCAAGAACGCACGCATTGGTTGTTACTTGAGGTTGGCCAAACACGATCGTCATTGGTGATGGACATTGAAGATAAGTCCCCTTGGTGTAAAGAACTACCTGTGGGCACCGACATGATGCAAGCAGCAGACACGCCAGATTCACCAATGCACCATGATGCGACGATGCAGTTCACCTCGACATTAGTTGAGCGTGTTCAACGTCAATTGCAATTGTTAGGGGCTGACGAGAAACAGCAACTACAAGGTATTTGGTTAACAGGTGGTGGTGCTCATACTCCGATGTTAGCGGAAGAGTTAGCCCGCAAACTCAATTTGGAATGCGAGCTATTTGATCCCTTGACTCTGTTTACAGGACGCAAAGCAACCAAACTCGCGAATGGTGGTTATAGCTACGCGACTGCCGCAGGCTTGGCTTTACAAGGTATCGATTGGATGGAGTTAGGCCATGCTTCATAG
- a CDS encoding penicillin-binding protein 1A, producing MKFIKRLFIFTLVCIIFGVGTIFGFYLYVKPELPDVATLKDVKLQTPMQVFSQDGKLISQFGEKRRIPVTYDEIPQHLIEALIATEDSRFYDHYGIDPIGITRAAIVVALSGSAKQGASTITQQLARNFFLSNEKKIMRKIKEIFIAIHIEQLLSKQEIMELYVNKIFLGHRSYGFGAAARVYFGKDLNQLTLSEIATLAGMPKAPSTMNPIYSIERATNRRNVVLARMLDEKYITQQEYDQARSEKLISRYHGAEIELNAPYVAELARAWMVERYGEDAYTSGMNVYTTVNSKLQQAANDASINNLLAYDERHGYRGAEKVLWKPNAAPMSAEQIDKVLRNVPTYGELTPAVVTAVAAKSAQVTIKNVGEAKLDWDGIKWARQFRTDERQGPAPKSAKDVLEPGEQIWVRQIESQTEDGDVVYHWQLSQVPNANTAFVAMNPENGAVISLVGGFNFVHNKFNRATMSIRQVGSSIKPFIYSAAIDKGLTLATLINDAPINEWDKSQGTAWRPKNSPPTYVGPTRLRIGLAQSKNVMAVRVLREVGLDQTRQYLTRFGFAIDDVPRSETIALGAGSLTPMKMAQGYSVFANGGYYVEPYYIEKVVGPYGDLEFEAKPKTICQQNCPEFNANTETVSVVDEFNEQDVATDNVRATPEVESPYAPQVISEQTAFLVREMMYSNIWGGGVWRAGTGWNGTGWRAQQLKRRDIGGKTGTTNDSKDTWYNGYGPGVVAIAWVGFDDHSRTLGRTTANSNLGKGQITGAESGAKTAEPAWIDFMHTALSLTSEQDKHIPDDIVRIRIDRDSGLLTNKSDDSSMFEYFREGHEPTEYVSDNFTDTIYTSDEGEELF from the coding sequence GTGAAGTTCATAAAGCGATTGTTTATATTCACATTGGTTTGCATTATTTTTGGAGTGGGTACAATTTTTGGTTTCTATCTCTATGTCAAACCAGAGCTACCTGATGTCGCTACGTTAAAAGACGTTAAGCTTCAAACTCCAATGCAGGTTTTTAGTCAAGATGGGAAACTGATCTCTCAATTTGGTGAAAAGCGACGTATTCCAGTCACATACGATGAAATTCCACAGCATCTGATTGAAGCGTTAATTGCCACTGAAGATAGTCGTTTCTACGACCACTATGGTATTGACCCGATCGGCATTACTCGTGCGGCAATTGTCGTCGCGCTGTCAGGTTCAGCAAAACAAGGTGCGAGTACTATTACTCAACAACTTGCGCGTAACTTCTTCTTATCGAACGAGAAGAAAATCATGCGGAAGATTAAAGAAATCTTTATTGCTATCCACATCGAGCAACTTCTTAGCAAACAAGAAATCATGGAACTTTATGTCAATAAGATCTTCTTAGGGCATCGTTCATATGGCTTCGGCGCAGCGGCTCGTGTTTACTTCGGTAAAGACCTTAATCAACTGACGTTAAGTGAAATCGCGACCCTTGCGGGTATGCCAAAAGCACCGTCAACCATGAACCCAATTTACTCAATTGAACGTGCCACCAATCGCCGCAATGTGGTGCTAGCACGTATGTTGGATGAGAAATACATCACTCAACAAGAGTATGACCAAGCACGTAGTGAAAAACTCATCTCGCGTTACCACGGGGCTGAAATTGAACTAAACGCGCCTTACGTGGCAGAACTAGCTCGTGCATGGATGGTTGAACGCTATGGTGAAGATGCTTACACCTCGGGTATGAATGTCTACACCACCGTAAACTCGAAGCTACAACAAGCTGCAAATGATGCCTCAATCAACAATCTGCTAGCGTACGATGAGCGTCACGGTTACCGCGGTGCAGAAAAAGTGTTGTGGAAACCAAACGCAGCACCAATGTCTGCGGAGCAGATTGATAAAGTACTGCGCAATGTACCGACTTATGGTGAACTAACCCCTGCAGTCGTTACTGCTGTGGCGGCAAAATCAGCGCAAGTCACGATCAAAAATGTCGGTGAAGCAAAACTTGATTGGGATGGCATCAAGTGGGCTCGTCAATTCCGTACCGATGAACGCCAAGGTCCAGCACCGAAATCAGCGAAAGATGTGCTAGAGCCTGGCGAGCAAATTTGGGTACGCCAAATTGAAAGCCAAACGGAAGATGGTGATGTGGTTTACCATTGGCAGTTAAGCCAAGTACCAAATGCAAACACTGCGTTTGTTGCGATGAACCCTGAAAATGGTGCAGTCATATCATTAGTCGGTGGCTTTAACTTTGTGCATAACAAATTCAACCGCGCAACGATGTCTATTCGCCAAGTTGGCTCGAGTATCAAACCATTTATCTACTCAGCAGCCATTGATAAAGGCTTGACGCTTGCGACCTTAATTAACGATGCGCCAATCAATGAATGGGATAAAAGCCAAGGCACCGCGTGGCGCCCGAAAAACTCACCACCAACGTATGTTGGCCCTACTCGCCTGCGTATTGGTTTAGCACAATCGAAAAACGTAATGGCAGTTCGTGTACTGCGTGAAGTTGGTTTGGATCAAACGCGTCAATACCTAACTCGCTTTGGCTTTGCGATTGATGATGTACCGCGTTCTGAAACAATCGCATTGGGTGCCGGTAGTTTGACACCAATGAAGATGGCACAAGGCTACTCCGTATTCGCCAATGGCGGCTACTACGTAGAACCTTACTACATTGAAAAAGTCGTCGGCCCATATGGTGACCTTGAGTTTGAAGCGAAACCAAAAACGATTTGTCAGCAAAACTGTCCTGAATTTAACGCAAACACTGAAACTGTGAGTGTGGTGGATGAGTTTAATGAGCAGGATGTCGCAACCGATAATGTTCGCGCAACACCTGAGGTTGAATCGCCTTATGCTCCGCAAGTCATCTCTGAGCAAACCGCCTTTTTAGTGCGTGAAATGATGTACAGCAACATTTGGGGTGGCGGTGTTTGGCGTGCGGGTACTGGTTGGAACGGTACTGGCTGGCGTGCACAGCAACTCAAACGTCGTGACATTGGTGGTAAAACCGGTACAACTAACGATTCAAAAGATACGTGGTACAACGGTTACGGACCAGGTGTTGTTGCCATTGCTTGGGTTGGTTTTGACGATCACAGCCGCACACTAGGTCGTACCACGGCCAATAGCAATCTAGGTAAAGGCCAAATTACTGGTGCGGAATCTGGTGCGAAAACCGCTGAACCTGCGTGGATTGACTTTATGCATACAGCGTTGTCTCTGACTTCTGAGCAAGACAAACACATTCCAGATGATATTGTCCGTATCCGTATCGATCGCGACTCTGGATTACTAACCAACAAATCTGATGACAGCTCTATGTTTGAGTATTTCCGTGAAGGTCATGAGCCTACGGAATACGTTTCAGACAACTTCACTGATACCATATATACCAGTGATGAGGGTGAAGAGCTGTTCTAA